From the Phyllobacterium sp. T1293 genome, the window GAAAGTTGGCGCGCATGAGTTCGCCGACCTTTTCCTGCGACTGATCGGCCCCAAAGATAGGAAACGGCCCATCGGATGGGCGCAAGCCGTCGAGAAGCGTGGTGATTTCAAAATCACCCAGCTTGAAACGTTTGAAGCCCGGTGACTTCGCACCAGACAACGGGACCGCTGCCGTAGCAGGCTCGGATATAACCTGCGACATGGCCAGGCCTCCAGCAATCGCGCTAGATGCAAGAAACAAGTCGCGCCGGGAAATTTCGTAAGGGGTCATAGGGGGCATCTCCTTCAGGCAGTCTTGGGTTCTGCGGTTGAGATTCAAGCTCGGGCAACGCGGCGGCTGGCGAGCTGTTCCGTTCTGAATAGCGGAAAATCTGATCGCGCCGGATCACATCTGATTGATCGGTGCTTGAGCACCCGCCACACTGGTGATATCGCAGCGCCAGCAAGGGTTGTTTTTTTGAGTGTGAGTCCCGCGACGGACCCCGATTGCTGACGAAGCCCTTTACTGAGAACTGGAATTCATTGTGAATCGCATTGTTCCGCTCGTGCTTGCTGTCGCCCTGTTCATGGAGCAGATGGACTCGACTGTCATATCGACGTCCCTGCCCGCCATTGCCGCAGATATCGGCACAAGTCCGATTGCCCTGAAACTGGCGCTGACAGCCTATCTCGTTTCGCTTGCGGTGTTCATTCCGGTCAGCGGCTGGATGGCCGACCGCTTTGGCGCGAAGAATGTGTTCCGCGCGGCTATCATCGTTTTCGTGCTGGGGTCGATTGCCTGCGCTGTCTCCAATTCGCTGCTGGCCTTCGTTATCTCACGTTTCGTGCAGGGCGTCGGCGGTGCGATGATGACGCCGGTTGGGCGTCTGGTGCTTGTAAGATCGACCCCGCGCAGTGAGCTTGTCGGTGCCATGGCGTGGCTGACAGTGCCTGCTCTCGTCGGCCCGTTGCTTGGACCGCCCATTGGCGGGTTCCTGACCACCTATTTCACCTGGCACTGGATTTTCCTGATCAATGTTCCCATCGGCTTGCTCGGCATCTGGTTCGCCACGCGCTATCTGCCTGACGTGGAGACACTGATCCAGCGCAAGCTTGATGTGCCCGGTTTCTTCCTCAGCGGCATTGCCGCCTCCGGCGTCGTCTTCGGTCTTTCCGTTGTCAGTCTTCCCGCCCTGCCCGTCTGGGTTGGAATAACAACGCTCATTATCGGGCTGATCTCGACGGTGCTTTATCTCATTCATGCCAAGCGTACGCCGGAGCCGCTGCTGGCGCTTGATCTGTTCAAAAATCAGGTGTTCCGCGCATCGATATTCGGTGGAAGCCTGTTTCGCATCGGCGTGGGTGCCACACCATTCCTGCTGCCGCTGATGTTCCAGATCGGTTTTGGCATGACGCCGTTTCAATCAGGTCTGATCACCTTTGTGTCAGCTGCTGGTGCCATCGGCATGAAGCTCGTGACAAAATGGTTCTTCCGCAAGACCGGCTTCCGCAATGCGCTGATGTGGGGATCGCTCGTTGCCGCGAGTTTCATTGCCATCAATGGTTTTTTCACACCACAGACACCGACAGCGCTGATCATCGTCCTGCTTCTGGTCAGCGGCTTCTTCCGCTCACTGTTCTTCACGGGTGCCAATGCGCTTGCTTATGCTGAGGTGCCGAATGAGCAGACCAGTCTGGCAACACCGATTGCATCAGTCGCCCAGCAGATTTCCATTGCGTTAGGCGTGGCGGTGGCTGGCGGCATTCTCGAGGTTTCGACCAGCCTGCACGGCGGGCCGTTGGGACTGGCGGATTTCCACACGGCATTCTTCCTTGTGGCAGCCATATCCTCGCTGGCATTCTTCTCGTTCATGCCGATGAAGCCGGATGCGGGCGCTGAAGTGTCAGGCCATTACCCGCCCGCCAAGCCCGCACCGGCCGAATAGAGGATCAGGAACGCCCCTTGAAATCGCGGGCGAGCAGATAAAGCTCGACCGACTCGGCGCGCGATGCGGGCGGCTTGACGTGATGCACGGATTTGAAGTGCTGCTTGAGCAGCGTCAGCACTTCATTTTCCGTACCGCCCTGAAACGTCTTCGTCAGAAAATGCCCGCCGGGGCGCAGCACGGAAACCGCAAAATCCGCCGCCACTTCGCACAGATGTGTCGTGCGGATATGGTCCGTGCGGCGGTGGCCGGTGGTTGGCGCTGCCATATCTGACAGAACGATATCCGGTTGACCGCCGAGCGCTTCAATCAGTTTGTCCGGCGCGGCATCATCGAGAAAATCCATCTCAAGCAGCGTCACACCCGGCAAGGGATCGATATGCAGATAGTCGATACCAACAACCGTTGGCGCCTCTTCGGGAGAGCCGACAATACCCGCTGCAATCTGGCTCCAGCCACCGGGGGCGGCACCCAGATCGATGATGCGCTGACCCTTTTTCAGAATCTTGTAGCGGTCATCGATTTCGATCAGCTTGTAGGCGGCGCGCGAACGATAGCCATCCTGCTTGGAGCGCTGCACATAGGGATCGTTGATATGCCGTTCCAGCCAGCGGCGTGACGATTCCTTGATCGTGCCCGCCTTCTTCTTGATCTTGGTGTGAAGGCCGCGCGTACCCGTACCGCCGCGCCCGCCTGTTGTTGTCTTAGCCATTGGGAAATTACGCCCCTCTTTTACGCGACATTGGCGCGAAACCATCGATTGCGCCACGCGCCATCGCGCGACATGAGTTCAGTCAAAATACCTTCGCGCAGGCCGCGATCGGCCACGCGCAGTTTCTGGCTGGGCCAGACATTGCGAATTGCATCAAGAATGGCGCAACCGGCAAGAACCAGATCGGCACGATCAGCCCCGATGCACGGATTGGCAACCCGCTCGTCAAAGCTCCACGACAAAAGCCTGCTGGTCATCTCGGTTACGTCATCATTCTGCATCCAGATACCATCGATGCGGCGCCGGTCATAGCGGTCGAGCCCCAGATGGATACCGGCAAGCGTGGTCACTGTGCCTGACGTGCCAAGCAGGTGGAAATTCTGGCTGTTCACGAGATCACCAAGTTTATGACGCTCGGAGAAATCATTGAGCAGTTCCGCCACATGATTGACCATGACAGCGAAATTATCCGTCGTCACATCGCGTCCGCCAAAACGCTCGGCCAGCGTGACAACACCCACGGGCAGCGATGTCCAGGCAATGATATGTTCGGCCAGACGCGGCGAACGGCGCTCGGACACATCAATCAGGGCAATTTCCGAGGAGCCGCCACCGATATCGAACAGGACAACCGCATCGGTTTCCCGTTCAACCAGCGTACCGCAGCCCGATACTGCAAGACGTGCCTCGGTCTGCCGGTTGATGATCTCGAGATCAAGCCCGGTCTCGTGCTTGACCTGCCCGAGAAACTCCGCGCCATTTTCCGCCTGACGACAGGCTTCCGTGGCGATGAGGCGCGCCTTGCGCACATCGTGGTTTTCCAGCTTGTCGCGGCAGATTTTCAGCGCTTCAATGGCCCGGCTCATGGCATTGGGACTCAAACGTCCGGTTGCACCAAGACCTTCGCCCAGACGAACAATGCGCGAAAATGCATCAATGACGCGGAACTGGCCGGGCCGCGTTGGTGTTGCCACCAACAAGCGGCAATTATTGGTGCCAAGATCGAGCGCCGCATAGAGCGGAGCGCCCGCATATTTCGGCTCGCGCCTGACATGATCCTGTTCGGCTGGCTTGGGCTGGCTCGTTTCCGCTGTCGATGCGGTTGCTACAGCTTCCGGTTGTTTGGTTCCGGAACGGCCACGACGCCTGTGCCGGTTCGGACGGCGTTTCTTGCCTGTCTTGGCCTGTGCAACGGCTTCTGTCTCCGATTGAGCCGGAGCCGTTGCCACAACAGGATTTTGCGCCGAAACAGCACCGTGTTTCGACTTGCCACGCCGACGGCGGCGCGCACGTTTCTTGGGGCTCTTGTCGAAGCGTCCTTCTTGGGAATCAGGCTGGCTCTCCTGCGTCTGTCGCGCAGAATCCCCTTGTGGCCCGGGTCCGTTCTTGGCGGGATTTGTAGTGCCATTTGACACCGAACCACCGCCAGACGCCCCTTCATTCGACGCTTTACGGGCGTCCGATTCGGGGTCTTTCAAAATCTTATCCTTCGGGCGCCGCGCGAACCTCTGGAGGACGCAGGCAAGGCGCTTGTTCATTAACGTTGAAGCCAATGTAACATTATTTGCCGAATATAAAAGTGCCTGAGGGAAATTAGCCGGTGATGACAGGGAGGAGAGCCCTGAAAGGGCCCGCTCACGGAGCAGGCCCTTTGACAGCGATCAACCGAATTTAACGAGGTTATGGATAACAAGCGGACCGCCGGGGAAACCCGCCATCTTCTCGCCCGCTGCCAGACTGCCAAGATCAAGTGCAAAGAATCCAAGCTTTTCAAACAGGGCAGCCACCTTGGCTTTGGCGTCTACGTCATCGCCCGAATAGAACAACACGCGGTGGCCGCCTTCGGCTTTCGGGTCAGCGGCAAGCAGGGCAGCGGGCAGATGGTTGAGCGCCTTGACCAGTTTTGCTCCGGGCACGAGATCGCCAACCACTTCGCTCGACAGACGTCCTTTCAGATCAAACGGCTTGAATTCGGGTGCCTCGGTGGCATTATTGGCATTGATAACGATGCGGCCATTCCATGCGGGCAGACCGGCCAGTGCTTGCGGCAGTTTGGTCCAGTTGACGGCGATCAGAACAATATCCGCACTTGCAGCCTGTTGCACTGTACCCGCTTTGATGGACGGCCCGATTTCACCGACCAGTTCTTTGAGTGAATCCGGTCCGCGGCTGTTGGAGAGAGTGGCTTCGATCCCGGCGCGCGCCAATGCCCGTGCAAAAGCCGAACCGATCAGTCCCGAGCCAATAATACCAATGCTCATGATGTTATTTCCTTTGATGTCATGAATGCATGAAGTTGCATGGACTGAATATGGCCCGTTCATTCATTGACGATAACCGAGTAATGGCTTTAAGTATTTTCAAGTATCAATTGAAAGTACCGCCATGGAAACCCTTGCCAATCTGGAGTCCTTTGTACGCAGCGCCGAGTCTGGCGGCTTCTCGGCCGCAGCGCGGGGGCTGAAACTGACACCCGCAGCGGTGAGCCGTAATGTGGCGATGCTTGAGCGCAATCTTGGCATCCGGCTGTTTCATCGCAGCACGCGAAACTTGACGTTGACGGAGGAAGGTGAGCGCTTTCTGCAGGCTATCAGGACGAACCTTGACGATCTGCAGGCAGCAATTGCCGACGTTTCAGCCCAACGCGACAAACCTTCAGGTGTGCTCAAGGTGAGCATGAGCCCGACACTCGGTATTGGCTTTGTCATGCCGTTGCTCCCTGACTTCCTCAAGCGCTTTCCGTTGATCCGACCTGAATGGC encodes:
- a CDS encoding MFS transporter — protein: MNRIVPLVLAVALFMEQMDSTVISTSLPAIAADIGTSPIALKLALTAYLVSLAVFIPVSGWMADRFGAKNVFRAAIIVFVLGSIACAVSNSLLAFVISRFVQGVGGAMMTPVGRLVLVRSTPRSELVGAMAWLTVPALVGPLLGPPIGGFLTTYFTWHWIFLINVPIGLLGIWFATRYLPDVETLIQRKLDVPGFFLSGIAASGVVFGLSVVSLPALPVWVGITTLIIGLISTVLYLIHAKRTPEPLLALDLFKNQVFRASIFGGSLFRIGVGATPFLLPLMFQIGFGMTPFQSGLITFVSAAGAIGMKLVTKWFFRKTGFRNALMWGSLVAASFIAINGFFTPQTPTALIIVLLLVSGFFRSLFFTGANALAYAEVPNEQTSLATPIASVAQQISIALGVAVAGGILEVSTSLHGGPLGLADFHTAFFLVAAISSLAFFSFMPMKPDAGAEVSGHYPPAKPAPAE
- a CDS encoding RlmE family RNA methyltransferase is translated as MAKTTTGGRGGTGTRGLHTKIKKKAGTIKESSRRWLERHINDPYVQRSKQDGYRSRAAYKLIEIDDRYKILKKGQRIIDLGAAPGGWSQIAAGIVGSPEEAPTVVGIDYLHIDPLPGVTLLEMDFLDDAAPDKLIEALGGQPDIVLSDMAAPTTGHRRTDHIRTTHLCEVAADFAVSVLRPGGHFLTKTFQGGTENEVLTLLKQHFKSVHHVKPPASRAESVELYLLARDFKGRS
- a CDS encoding Ppx/GppA phosphatase family protein, which encodes MKDPESDARKASNEGASGGGSVSNGTTNPAKNGPGPQGDSARQTQESQPDSQEGRFDKSPKKRARRRRRGKSKHGAVSAQNPVVATAPAQSETEAVAQAKTGKKRRPNRHRRRGRSGTKQPEAVATASTAETSQPKPAEQDHVRREPKYAGAPLYAALDLGTNNCRLLVATPTRPGQFRVIDAFSRIVRLGEGLGATGRLSPNAMSRAIEALKICRDKLENHDVRKARLIATEACRQAENGAEFLGQVKHETGLDLEIINRQTEARLAVSGCGTLVERETDAVVLFDIGGGSSEIALIDVSERRSPRLAEHIIAWTSLPVGVVTLAERFGGRDVTTDNFAVMVNHVAELLNDFSERHKLGDLVNSQNFHLLGTSGTVTTLAGIHLGLDRYDRRRIDGIWMQNDDVTEMTSRLLSWSFDERVANPCIGADRADLVLAGCAILDAIRNVWPSQKLRVADRGLREGILTELMSRDGAWRNRWFRANVA
- a CDS encoding NADPH-dependent F420 reductase — translated: MSIGIIGSGLIGSAFARALARAGIEATLSNSRGPDSLKELVGEIGPSIKAGTVQQAASADIVLIAVNWTKLPQALAGLPAWNGRIVINANNATEAPEFKPFDLKGRLSSEVVGDLVPGAKLVKALNHLPAALLAADPKAEGGHRVLFYSGDDVDAKAKVAALFEKLGFFALDLGSLAAGEKMAGFPGGPLVIHNLVKFG